A window of Pirellula sp. SH-Sr6A contains these coding sequences:
- the argJ gene encoding bifunctional glutamate N-acetyltransferase/amino-acid acetyltransferase ArgJ: MVHLPVGFRFAGVSAGIKTRAGARDVTLIVSDAPCIAAGVYTTNRVVAAPVVISRSRTPSNAIRGIVVNSGNANACTGAQGDRDAMRMTELAAQAVDSTGGLKGEQFVVMSTGVIGRFLPMEKVEKGIQAAAKELAATEQGYLNACDGILTTDIGRKISDRHFHLAGRETHIVGMCKGAGMIGPKMATMLAILITDAPLEPGQAQRLLQAAANKSFNCISVEGHMSTNDSLVLLAAQPTAQSPALQGADEAAFAEQLTSLAIELAKKIPDDGEGATHLIEIRVHGANNDADADAMARSIALSNLVKTAITGGDPNWGRIVSAAGYAGVPMRPEWTALQINGLPLFERGEPIAFDAANVSSSIRASKLTRIDLQVGMGPGEAMHWTTDLNTEYVRFNSEYTT; this comes from the coding sequence ATGGTTCATTTGCCGGTAGGGTTTCGTTTTGCAGGCGTTTCGGCAGGGATCAAGACGCGAGCTGGAGCGCGCGATGTGACCCTCATTGTTTCCGATGCTCCCTGCATCGCAGCAGGCGTCTATACGACCAATCGAGTCGTCGCGGCGCCGGTGGTCATCTCCCGATCGCGAACCCCCTCGAACGCAATCCGGGGAATCGTCGTCAATAGCGGGAATGCCAACGCGTGCACCGGAGCGCAAGGGGATCGCGATGCGATGCGCATGACCGAACTGGCGGCGCAGGCAGTCGATTCGACGGGAGGATTGAAAGGGGAGCAATTCGTCGTCATGAGCACCGGTGTCATCGGTCGCTTCTTGCCGATGGAGAAAGTCGAGAAAGGTATCCAAGCGGCTGCCAAGGAATTGGCTGCGACCGAACAAGGCTATCTCAATGCTTGCGATGGAATTCTTACTACCGATATCGGCCGCAAGATCAGCGACCGACACTTCCACTTGGCCGGACGTGAGACCCACATCGTGGGGATGTGCAAGGGAGCTGGGATGATCGGACCCAAGATGGCGACCATGCTGGCCATCTTGATCACCGACGCACCGCTCGAACCCGGACAAGCCCAACGACTGCTGCAGGCTGCCGCGAACAAGTCCTTCAACTGCATCAGCGTCGAAGGGCACATGAGCACGAACGACTCGTTGGTGTTGTTGGCGGCGCAGCCCACAGCACAGAGTCCTGCCTTGCAAGGAGCCGACGAAGCTGCGTTTGCAGAACAATTGACTAGCCTCGCGATCGAATTGGCAAAGAAGATTCCCGACGACGGAGAAGGTGCCACGCACTTGATCGAGATCCGGGTGCATGGCGCGAACAACGATGCGGATGCCGATGCTATGGCCCGAAGTATCGCTCTGAGCAACTTGGTCAAGACCGCGATCACCGGCGGGGATCCCAACTGGGGGCGCATCGTATCGGCGGCGGGCTACGCAGGCGTCCCGATGCGTCCGGAGTGGACCGCGCTCCAAATCAATGGTTTGCCTCTGTTCGAACGAGGGGAACCTATCGCTTTCGACGCAGCCAACGTCAGCAGCTCGATTCGTGCTAGCAAGCTCACTCGCATCGATCTTCAGGTCGGCATGGGGCCAGGCGAAGCCATGCATTGGACGACCGATTTGAATACCGAATACGTTCGATTCAATTCGGAGTACACGACCTAA
- a CDS encoding TIGR03009 domain-containing protein encodes MKTWNRWIGTCTLACLIASSGTSLFGQQGYNTSGARPGNANPQASQQPGAAGTIPVSTNNAANPNTPNPLYNPGLQRPNATPPASGLDPVVTKDPYADKPLTAQEIAYLDDLLKYWEQSTKNLDRLSCEFRRYEYNSNANFVQQLAQQTGLRVTDIKTTVSAGVVRYMKPDKGMYRIDAMVALTGKLDAKNQPEMLASDSLFGDYWICDGATVHNYDRKEKKVTHFTIPKEMQGIGILESPMPFLFGVEAKKLKERYWLRALPPPTKPDGTPNNDLFVIEAYPKTQQDAVNYDHVLVYLDREHFLPVHLIKFNPDHVDEPGKAMVDSREHYEFTTREKNASAWQKLGEAIFLKEFIPLKLPSGWTEETREYVPPGMENNLQANNGAQPAGIPGGTPAGGLTPAGQPVGAPGFAPGTVPNAASRPADNALRSR; translated from the coding sequence ATGAAAACTTGGAATCGCTGGATCGGAACGTGCACACTCGCTTGCCTTATTGCCAGCAGCGGAACATCGCTGTTCGGCCAGCAAGGCTACAACACCTCGGGTGCACGCCCTGGTAATGCCAATCCCCAGGCTTCTCAGCAGCCAGGTGCTGCCGGGACGATTCCCGTTTCTACCAACAACGCGGCCAACCCAAACACGCCGAACCCTCTCTACAATCCGGGCTTGCAACGCCCCAACGCCACCCCCCCCGCGTCAGGGCTCGATCCTGTCGTGACCAAGGACCCGTACGCGGACAAACCCTTGACAGCACAAGAGATCGCATACCTCGATGACTTATTGAAGTATTGGGAGCAGAGCACCAAAAACTTGGATCGGCTCTCGTGCGAGTTTCGTCGCTACGAATACAACTCCAATGCGAACTTTGTGCAGCAGCTCGCTCAACAAACCGGCTTGCGAGTCACCGATATCAAGACGACCGTCAGCGCCGGTGTCGTTCGCTACATGAAACCGGACAAGGGGATGTACCGGATCGACGCAATGGTCGCTCTGACCGGGAAGCTCGATGCGAAGAATCAACCGGAAATGCTCGCCTCCGACTCGCTCTTTGGCGACTACTGGATCTGCGACGGCGCGACGGTTCACAATTACGATCGGAAGGAAAAGAAGGTCACGCACTTCACCATTCCCAAAGAGATGCAGGGGATCGGGATCCTCGAGTCCCCGATGCCGTTCCTCTTCGGTGTCGAGGCCAAGAAGCTGAAGGAACGTTATTGGCTGCGAGCCTTGCCTCCTCCCACCAAGCCTGATGGAACCCCGAACAACGATCTTTTTGTCATCGAGGCATACCCTAAGACCCAGCAAGACGCGGTGAATTACGATCACGTTTTGGTCTATCTCGATCGAGAGCATTTCCTCCCCGTCCACTTGATCAAATTCAATCCCGATCACGTTGATGAACCGGGTAAAGCGATGGTCGATAGCCGCGAACACTACGAGTTCACCACGCGTGAGAAGAACGCATCGGCATGGCAAAAGCTTGGCGAAGCGATCTTTCTAAAAGAATTCATCCCGTTGAAACTACCCTCCGGGTGGACTGAAGAGACTCGCGAGTATGTACCACCCGGAATGGAGAACAATCTGCAAGCCAACAACGGCGCGCAGCCCGCAGGAATCCCCGGAGGAACTCCAGCTGGCGGCTTGACCCCGGCCGGGCAACCTGTCGGTGCCCCTGGCTTCGCGCCGGGGACCGTTCCCAACGCAGCTTCCCGGCCCGCAGACAACGCGCTGCGATCGCGATGA